The genomic segment CGCGCAAACGGTTTAGAAGAGTTTTTATTGGTGATGCCATCAGACGGTGGCGTGTTAGATGGCTCAGCCTACTTGCCGCTTGCCGATAAAGGCAACTATGAACAGTGGATCATGGATGATGTAATTCAGGCCATAAAAGAAGTGTATAGCGCACAGGTGACAGAAAAAAGTCGCTGGTATATCAGTGGATTATCCATGGGAGGTTTCGGAGCATTGCGCCTTGGAGCAAAGTTTCCTGAGCAATTCAGTGGAATATCAGCCCATTCGTCAATTACCCAGCTTGAGGACATGGCCCAATTTGTAGAAACCCCTATGTCATTTTATCGATGTGAGGAACCTCGCGAAGCTGACCTATTACATTGGTTTGATCAAGCCACAGATACACGCCCTCCCCTACGCTTCGATTGTGGCAAGGATGATAGCTTAATCGACTCTAATCGCTGGTTACATCAACAGCTTATTGTGCGAAATATTAGCCACGATTACCAAGAGTATGTAGGCACCCATGAATGGGCTTATTGGCATGAGCATATTGCTAAGAGTTTCAAATGGTTTTCAGCGATTGAAAAGCGCCATAAGTCAGCGCTTAATCACTCGTTCCAGCCGACTTAAGTAAACAAGCATGCCTATAGTAAGGTGTGTAAAAACCGCTCGGGTCTTGGCAGGTAATAGTTGTCATAATTTAAAGACATCACGACCTTGCTCGCGCGGCCAATAATTTCGTCTCGGGGAATTAAACCAATGACCCGAGAATCTGCGCTATTGTCTCGGTTATCTCCCATGGCTAAATAGTAATCAGCGGGGATAGTCAGCGGTGCAAAACTAGATAGCCGAGAGCCGTTATTCGCCACGCGAATTCGGTGTTGCACACCCAGTAGATTTTCAGTTACTTCACTAAAATACTCTTTTGCAGCCTTGTTTTCATAACTCAACGGTTGTTGATTGATATATACCACGTTGTCAATCATCGCTATCGTATCACCAGGTATCCCTACGACCCGCTTTACCAAACGTTTATCTGCTGGTGCTGAGTCAAACACGATAATGTCCCCACGTATTGGGTCGGCGAGTTTTAACAGGGAGTAATTCACGAACGGCGTACTGACATCATAGGCAAGCTTGTTGACCCAAATACGGTCTCCTTCGACGATAGTAGGTTGCATAGAGCCAGTGGGTACTTCGTTCCAATCCGCTATGGCGCTCCTAAAAACGCACATAAGCACAATAAATAACAGCACAGATTTGTTATCTCTGTAGAGATTTATTAAATACAGTTTCATGGCTATCCTCATTCTCACTTTTTTACAGGGACGTTGTTTAAGGGACGCTGGCTGCTGCCTAGCAGCAAGAGAAAACAATGTCATGCGAGCTATTAATATGGCAGCTAACCCACAACACATTGATGTCACTTTGTTACGAATGGTGTCAAGCAAGTGATTTGCATCATAATATTAGCCTTCAGCCATAGATTCTAACTAACACAGTTCTCGTCACTGAGCGCTTTTGCTCCGACGCGCTTAGCCTCTCAACACATAAAAGCGAACATAAAACAGGCAATTACCTCTACCGATGTAAATTGACTCATGTAATAATTGTTTCAACTATAAAGCCATTGGCAACAGTAACGGAGACAACCTTTGAATTCGGGGTTCCCACTCGTAAAGGTAAGTGCATGGTTAACATTATTTTTCGCGCTGTGTTCACTGTTCAGTGTTGATGCTCAGGTAAACATAAGTTCACTCCCCAGTGATAGCGAGGCCGTACCAAACGTAACTACACTCGAACGCGCAATCGAGCAAGCACGTAAACAAGGTAATATCACCCAAGCAGAGAGACTGACGGGTGAGTTTCATCAGTTGGCCTTAGCGGAAAACGCGCCCATTTCTATTGCGGATAGCTATTTTCAACAAGCGCGCAACGCCATGGAGCGCAATAACTATGAGCCGGCACATGATCTGCTCAATCAAGCCATTCGTCTGTATGAGAGCCAAGATAATCAGGTAGGTCTAGCCAAAGCTTACCGTCAGCTTGGGCTAACCTATCGTTACCAATCAAATTACCCTCAAGCCTTGGAATATATTTATTTGGCTATGCAAATCAGTCAGCAATTAAAAGACCAGTCGGCAATAGCGTCCACCTATAACAGTATTGGCTTAGTGCTTGAGAAAATGGGTCTACTTGAAGGGGCTGCCCAGGCACATCAGCAAGCGCTCGAATTGCATTACGAATTAGAAAACAAAGACGGTATCGCCAGTGCCCTTTATAACTTAGGCGATCTTCGCAGGTTGATGGGCGACCACATGCTAGCGCTAAGCTACTTCAACGATGCCCTAGCGATCGATTTGGCATCAGGAGGGAAAAAATACATTGCCTACAGTCATAATAAAGTGGGTTATCAATACATTGAATTAGGTGACTACCAAAAAGCGCACGAGCATCTTAATACAGCCTTAACCTTATTCAAACACATTCAAGCGCCTCGGGATACCGATTGGGCGTTGACCTCAATAGCAAGATTAGAAATGGAATTAGGCAACCTAGAACAGTCCCGAGTGCTGTTAGACGGGGTTATCGAGCGAGCGATTAAACATAATTACAAAAGTTTATTGGTTGACGCCTATCGACTTTCAGCCAGCTTAGCCCTAAAAAGTGACGATACGAAATTAGCGATTCAGCATATAGATGCCGGAGTGGTGCAAGCACGGAGCAACAACGAAACACATGATGAAGCACTGTTAGAAGCACTTCGCGTACAAGCGTATATTAAAGAAGATGCGTTAAGGCTAGCCTTTGATGCATTGCTGGCACAAAAGAAACTCGAAGATGAAACGCTGAACGCTAGTCGCATCAATACGATTGCCACATTACAGTCACAAGCAGAGTTTGTGCGCCGTGCTCAACAAATTAAACTGCTCGAACAAGAAAAAGCGTTAAGCAAAGTTAAACAAGAACAAGCCGAGTTAGGCAGAAACGTTAGTATCGCTGGCGTAGCGGGCAGCTTTGTACTGTTTGTGTTGATTTACAGTCGTATAAATCAGCGTAATTTGAATAAACGCTTAACCCGAGAAGTCGCTCTTCGCACAACTGAATTAGAACAAAAGAACATAGAGTTACAAGCGGCCTATCAAGAAGTGGAGGCAATCAGTCTAACAGACAAGTTAACCGGAGTGCATAACCGGCGCTTTTTAGAGAATCAAATTGGCGCAGATTTAGAAAAAAGTCAGCGTGTTTACGCCGATTGGCATGATGGCAAAACGCCCCTACCTCAACAAGCCGACATAGTCGTCTTCATGATCGACATGGATCATTTCAAACGCGTAAATGATGAACACGGTCACGGCGCGGGGGATGTAGTGCTACAACAACTTACCCAACGATTGGCATTAGTATTCAGGCAATCAGATTATATCGTGCGCTGGGGGGGCGAAGAATTTGTAGGCGTAGCGCGTTTTATTGACCGCTCCGACGCTGGTAAATTAGCTCAGCGACTGTTACATGAGGTGGGTGCTACCCCCTTTACTTTGCCAAGCGGAGTATCAATATATAACACCTGCTCTGTGGGCTACGCCTGTTTCCCGAGCGCTATACAACAGGCCCAAGCAAGTGATTGGCAAACCTTAATTGCCTTGGCGGATACCTGTTTATACGAAGCAAAAAACAACGGGCGCAATGCTTGGGTTGGCATCGAGTGCATTGATGCGCCAAGCGCGAACATCACTGACATCGCTACAACTTATTTCGAATCAGGGGCCGATAAAAATAAACTCAAAGTGGTTACCTCATACGCACGACATAATTTATAGCTGTTCGCACTTTCACCGCACAACAGCACTCGGTTGATATTTAAGTGTTCAATATATAACAGTGATGATCATGTAACATTTCTATTGACTCGTACCACACCTATCCCCATGTTAATTTTTTGATTATGTAAATGAACATTAATCTTACTTTGAGATGTATACCTTAATTTCAAAGCTCCACACGACAGAACAGGACAAGAAATGAATAAAAGCAAACAGTTATTTACCCACATTTCATCAGATGGCGAACTAAACATTCATTTGAAAGACGTTGACGTGCCATCACCCAAGGCCCACGAAATTGTGGTTAAAATGCAAGCCTCGCCTATTAATCCATCCGATATGTGGCCTATGTTTGGCCCAGCTGACCTATCTAAAGCACAATTGAGTGACGATAAAACCACACTTAGTGCACCTATTCATAAAGGCATGTTAGGGCGTGTTAAATCACGTTTAGACCAAACCTTACCTATCGGAAATGAAGGGGCTGGTGTTGTCGTAGCTGCCGGTGATAGCGAACAGGCGCAAGCATTAATCGGCAAAACAGTCGCTGTACTTACTGGCGCCTGTTATACCCAATATACATGTGTACCAGTGCAAGCGTGTATCGCACATCATGACGATACAACACCATTAGCAGCAGCCTCTTCATTTGTTAACCCGCTGACGGCATTAGGTATGGTAGAAACCATGCGCATGGAAGGGCACACGGCATTGGTGCATACCGCAGCAGCGTCAAGCCTTGGTATTATGCTAAATAAAATATGTCTTGCGGAAGGTGTGCAGTTAGTAAATATTGTACGCAAGCAAGAACAAGTTGATTTATTAACCAAAATTGGCGCCAAGTACGTTGTCAATTCATCAAGTGATAGTTACAAGAAAGATTTATACAAAGCAATTGAAGCTACCGGTGCAACGCTCGCATTTGATGCCATTGGCGGTGGAGAATTAGCAAGCGATATATTAAGCACAATGGAAGCAGTTGGTAGTAAAGATGCCACTGGTTTTAATACTTACGGTTCGACAGATAACAAACAAGTCTACATTTATGGGGGTCTAGACTTCTCACCTACTACATTGAACCGCGCATTTGGCATGACATGGAGTATCGGTGGCTGGTTATTGATGCGCTTTTTAGGCAAATTGGATGCGCCAAAAGTCGCTGAATT from the Paraglaciecola mesophila genome contains:
- a CDS encoding alpha/beta hydrolase; the protein is MRLLRLEVSDPQFSPAHTRFITIHSRYLGGRHDVSVYNADTTQRDIPVVLLLHGVYGNHWVWMNLGGVHQVYEQLRANGLEEFLLVMPSDGGVLDGSAYLPLADKGNYEQWIMDDVIQAIKEVYSAQVTEKSRWYISGLSMGGFGALRLGAKFPEQFSGISAHSSITQLEDMAQFVETPMSFYRCEEPREADLLHWFDQATDTRPPLRFDCGKDDSLIDSNRWLHQQLIVRNISHDYQEYVGTHEWAYWHEHIAKSFKWFSAIEKRHKSALNHSFQPT
- the lepB gene encoding signal peptidase I, which encodes MKLYLINLYRDNKSVLLFIVLMCVFRSAIADWNEVPTGSMQPTIVEGDRIWVNKLAYDVSTPFVNYSLLKLADPIRGDIIVFDSAPADKRLVKRVVGIPGDTIAMIDNVVYINQQPLSYENKAAKEYFSEVTENLLGVQHRIRVANNGSRLSSFAPLTIPADYYLAMGDNRDNSADSRVIGLIPRDEIIGRASKVVMSLNYDNYYLPRPERFLHTLL
- a CDS encoding tetratricopeptide repeat-containing diguanylate cyclase; amino-acid sequence: MNSGFPLVKVSAWLTLFFALCSLFSVDAQVNISSLPSDSEAVPNVTTLERAIEQARKQGNITQAERLTGEFHQLALAENAPISIADSYFQQARNAMERNNYEPAHDLLNQAIRLYESQDNQVGLAKAYRQLGLTYRYQSNYPQALEYIYLAMQISQQLKDQSAIASTYNSIGLVLEKMGLLEGAAQAHQQALELHYELENKDGIASALYNLGDLRRLMGDHMLALSYFNDALAIDLASGGKKYIAYSHNKVGYQYIELGDYQKAHEHLNTALTLFKHIQAPRDTDWALTSIARLEMELGNLEQSRVLLDGVIERAIKHNYKSLLVDAYRLSASLALKSDDTKLAIQHIDAGVVQARSNNETHDEALLEALRVQAYIKEDALRLAFDALLAQKKLEDETLNASRINTIATLQSQAEFVRRAQQIKLLEQEKALSKVKQEQAELGRNVSIAGVAGSFVLFVLIYSRINQRNLNKRLTREVALRTTELEQKNIELQAAYQEVEAISLTDKLTGVHNRRFLENQIGADLEKSQRVYADWHDGKTPLPQQADIVVFMIDMDHFKRVNDEHGHGAGDVVLQQLTQRLALVFRQSDYIVRWGGEEFVGVARFIDRSDAGKLAQRLLHEVGATPFTLPSGVSIYNTCSVGYACFPSAIQQAQASDWQTLIALADTCLYEAKNNGRNAWVGIECIDAPSANITDIATTYFESGADKNKLKVVTSYARHNL
- a CDS encoding zinc-binding dehydrogenase, which translates into the protein MNKSKQLFTHISSDGELNIHLKDVDVPSPKAHEIVVKMQASPINPSDMWPMFGPADLSKAQLSDDKTTLSAPIHKGMLGRVKSRLDQTLPIGNEGAGVVVAAGDSEQAQALIGKTVAVLTGACYTQYTCVPVQACIAHHDDTTPLAAASSFVNPLTALGMVETMRMEGHTALVHTAAASSLGIMLNKICLAEGVQLVNIVRKQEQVDLLTKIGAKYVVNSSSDSYKKDLYKAIEATGATLAFDAIGGGELASDILSTMEAVGSKDATGFNTYGSTDNKQVYIYGGLDFSPTTLNRAFGMTWSIGGWLLMRFLGKLDAPKVAELHKRVADEINTTFAIESSVELSFEEALTPEIIAKYNAKSTGGKYIINPNKA